From a region of the Luteibaculum oceani genome:
- a CDS encoding outer membrane beta-barrel protein: protein MIRILTTATLLLLTGVIFGQKYRFTPEFSFGLVAAQVDGDAIGGYDKPGLAISYGVNKLLDRKWNFNFALQFAQKGSLKRPNTQQGDYTKYGINTMYIESPFRIEYLAKPLSIFIGSSIGGLIYAREYDQNGTIDGNPEFNRIELAGFMGIKYFFNRKLFVELSAGNSLLPIRNFRDGPSWFRNNGQYNRWLLSKIGFNIRR, encoded by the coding sequence ATGATTAGAATCCTAACAACAGCTACTTTACTTCTCTTAACTGGGGTAATATTTGGACAGAAATATAGGTTTACACCAGAATTTAGCTTTGGCCTAGTCGCTGCTCAAGTAGATGGAGATGCCATTGGCGGATACGACAAACCTGGTTTAGCAATTAGTTATGGTGTTAATAAATTATTGGACCGCAAGTGGAATTTCAATTTTGCCCTACAATTTGCCCAGAAGGGGAGTCTAAAAAGACCAAATACTCAGCAGGGAGATTATACTAAATACGGCATAAACACCATGTATATTGAAAGTCCGTTTCGTATAGAATACCTAGCTAAACCTTTATCCATCTTTATTGGAAGCAGTATTGGCGGTTTAATTTATGCCAGAGAGTACGACCAAAATGGTACAATAGATGGCAATCCAGAATTTAACCGAATTGAATTGGCTGGGTTTATGGGAATTAAATACTTTTTCAATCGAAAACTATTTGTTGAGCTCAGCGCAGGTAATTCGTTGCTCCCCATACGAAACTTTAGGGATGGCCCCTCTTGGTTTAGAAATAACGGACAATACAACCGATGGCTGCTTAGCAAAATAGGATTCAATATTCGCCGTTAG
- the queG gene encoding tRNA epoxyqueuosine(34) reductase QueG: MDLLKSTRTQTVKQIAADLGFDFCGISKAEQLQEEAKGLELWLKKGFHGDMSYMERNFDKRIDPRILVPGAKSVISLLLNYYPSEKQREDSKYKISKYAYGRDYHKVIKKKLKHFLHAITEQIGEVGGRIFVDSAPVMDKAWAKKSGLGWIGKNTNLINKGSGSFFFIAELILDLDLEPDGPIKDYCGTCTKCIDACPTDALIQPYQIDGSKCISYLTIELKENIPNNFKGKMDDWAFGCDVCQDVCPWNRFSTPHKTEDLRANKERIQISDRGWEEMTEELFEELFKGSAIKRTQYRGIKRNIGFLKNS, encoded by the coding sequence ATGGACCTATTAAAATCCACTCGAACCCAAACCGTAAAGCAAATAGCCGCCGATTTAGGTTTTGATTTTTGTGGTATTTCCAAAGCAGAACAATTGCAGGAAGAGGCTAAGGGTCTTGAGCTTTGGCTTAAAAAGGGGTTTCATGGCGATATGTCGTACATGGAAAGGAACTTCGATAAGCGCATAGATCCGCGGATTCTTGTTCCAGGTGCCAAATCTGTGATTAGCTTGCTGCTTAATTATTACCCATCAGAAAAGCAGCGAGAAGACAGTAAATACAAGATTTCTAAATATGCCTATGGTAGGGATTACCACAAGGTGATTAAAAAGAAACTCAAACATTTTCTCCATGCCATTACCGAACAAATAGGGGAGGTCGGCGGACGAATTTTTGTCGATTCTGCTCCGGTAATGGATAAGGCATGGGCAAAGAAATCTGGATTGGGATGGATAGGAAAGAACACCAACTTAATCAATAAGGGAAGTGGGTCTTTTTTCTTTATCGCCGAATTAATTTTAGATCTGGATTTGGAACCAGATGGCCCCATTAAAGATTATTGTGGTACCTGTACCAAATGTATTGATGCTTGTCCAACTGATGCTTTAATTCAACCTTATCAGATTGATGGTTCTAAATGTATTTCCTATCTCACAATAGAGCTAAAAGAGAATATCCCCAATAATTTTAAAGGGAAAATGGACGATTGGGCTTTTGGTTGCGATGTTTGTCAGGATGTGTGCCCATGGAATCGATTTTCAACCCCCCATAAAACAGAGGATTTACGGGCAAATAAGGAAAGAATCCAAATATCCGATAGGGGGTGGGAAGAAATGACGGAAGAACTCTTTGAAGAGCTTTTCAAAGGGTCTGCAATAAAAAGAACCCAATATCGCGGTATAAAACGCAATATTGGGTTTCTTAAGAATAGTTAG
- a CDS encoding DUF6029 family protein, which yields MKICKYAAPFILLFISFNLSAQVGGKFSGNFEFNGQYYVEDTLIDAIQPDEKMLSNAFLNLLYSNDKISAGIRYEAYQNPLLGFPTGYTGQGIPYRFVSYRDDNYSVTVGNFYEQFGSGLVLRAYNSPGLGYDNAFDGIRLTYKPHKAINIKALWGKQRIFFDNGPGIVRGLDTEVSLSDLLKPDGSYEHSVIVGGSVVSKYQEDNRPDLNLPENVAAFSGRVQYANTKGINVQAEYAYKANDPSFDNRYIYHNGKALLASASYSTKGFGLTYGIKAVDNMSFRSDRNAQSNNLFINYIPALNRQHTYNLAASFYPYAVQPNGEFGDQIELLYTFQRGTLLGGKYGTYLSVNYSRVKELEKVGIPDSLDEKLQGYERTVFKPGKREYFQDLNIELRKKLNKEWSFVYNYVNLFYNMSVVQGLEGSKDVRASIHIADVTYKLARKKALRLEMQHMATEQDQGDWASAILEYTISPHWFFSVFDQYNYGNPEEARRVHYFVGSIGYIKDAFRITANLGKQRAGIFCVGGVCRNVPASSGFSLTVSGTF from the coding sequence GTGAAGATCTGTAAATACGCAGCCCCTTTTATTCTCCTTTTTATATCCTTCAATCTTAGTGCTCAGGTGGGAGGAAAGTTCAGCGGAAACTTCGAGTTTAACGGCCAATACTATGTGGAAGACACATTAATTGATGCCATTCAGCCCGATGAAAAAATGCTGAGCAACGCTTTCTTAAACCTATTGTACAGCAACGATAAAATTAGTGCGGGAATTAGATACGAGGCCTATCAAAATCCCCTACTCGGATTTCCAACTGGGTACACTGGACAAGGAATTCCATATCGCTTTGTATCCTACCGAGATGATAATTACTCGGTAACCGTTGGGAATTTTTACGAGCAATTCGGAAGTGGATTAGTTCTGAGAGCATACAATTCCCCAGGATTAGGATACGATAATGCCTTTGATGGGATTCGTTTAACCTACAAGCCTCACAAGGCTATCAACATTAAAGCCCTTTGGGGTAAACAAAGAATTTTCTTCGACAATGGCCCTGGAATTGTAAGGGGCTTGGATACAGAAGTGAGCTTATCCGACCTATTAAAACCTGATGGATCTTACGAGCATTCGGTTATTGTGGGTGGATCTGTAGTTAGTAAATATCAGGAAGATAACCGCCCCGATTTAAATCTTCCGGAAAATGTGGCTGCATTCAGCGGAAGAGTGCAATACGCAAACACCAAGGGGATTAATGTTCAGGCAGAATATGCCTACAAAGCAAATGACCCATCCTTTGATAATAGATACATCTATCACAATGGTAAGGCACTTTTAGCCAGCGCGTCATATTCTACAAAGGGATTTGGACTTACATACGGTATTAAAGCCGTAGATAATATGTCATTTAGATCGGATAGAAATGCACAAAGCAATAATCTATTCATTAATTATATACCTGCCCTTAACCGCCAGCATACCTACAACTTAGCGGCAAGCTTTTATCCATATGCGGTTCAACCCAATGGTGAGTTTGGTGATCAAATAGAACTGCTTTATACCTTCCAAAGAGGTACCCTGCTGGGTGGGAAATACGGGACTTATTTAAGCGTAAACTACAGTCGAGTTAAGGAACTAGAAAAAGTTGGTATTCCCGATTCTTTGGACGAAAAACTACAAGGGTATGAACGCACGGTGTTTAAACCAGGTAAGCGAGAATATTTTCAGGACTTAAACATTGAGTTGCGTAAGAAATTAAATAAGGAATGGTCCTTTGTATATAACTACGTGAATCTGTTTTACAACATGTCGGTTGTACAAGGGCTTGAAGGGTCGAAAGATGTCAGAGCCTCAATACATATAGCGGATGTAACCTATAAGCTTGCTAGAAAAAAAGCACTTCGACTGGAGATGCAGCACATGGCAACCGAGCAAGATCAAGGAGACTGGGCTTCGGCGATTTTAGAATATACCATTTCGCCACACTGGTTTTTCTCCGTATTTGATCAATACAACTACGGAAATCCAGAAGAGGCCCGACGCGTACATTATTTCGTTGGTTCAATAGGATATATCAAGGATGCTTTCAGAATTACTGCCAACCTAGGTAAGCAGCGTGCTGGAATATTCTGTGTAGGTGGTGTTTGTAGAAATGTACCTGCATCAAGCGGTTTTTCGTTAACTGTAAGTGGAACTTTTTAG
- a CDS encoding T9SS type A sorting domain-containing protein: MKHFTLLLVSLAITLTSFSQIRLEKTEVTVKMGYTEYERGVYVKVYNDANNTAEVDMRRELVKEVFGSINYFCWGVNCYPANANQSNPEASVIIDPQGVDETFTAYYNPEERPGVTEIDYIFTNANDTSDNQRLTIIFDATEATVGIKELAKNQVKVAYSAANEQLTLALSNLEGAGSIEIRDITGKVVFMDDVRLDDGVLIVPTQRFTKGIHLVNLLNENGEVLNISKVSIF, from the coding sequence ATGAAACACTTTACCCTTTTACTAGTATCCTTAGCAATTACCCTTACCTCATTTTCTCAAATACGTTTAGAAAAAACAGAAGTAACCGTTAAAATGGGTTACACTGAATACGAAAGAGGTGTTTACGTTAAAGTATATAACGATGCAAATAACACCGCTGAAGTTGACATGAGAAGAGAGTTGGTTAAAGAGGTATTTGGAAGTATTAATTATTTCTGTTGGGGGGTTAATTGTTACCCAGCCAACGCTAACCAAAGTAACCCAGAGGCTAGTGTTATTATTGATCCACAGGGAGTTGATGAAACCTTTACTGCTTATTACAACCCCGAAGAAAGACCAGGTGTTACCGAAATCGACTATATATTTACTAATGCAAATGACACGTCGGATAACCAGAGGTTAACTATCATTTTTGATGCAACCGAAGCTACAGTAGGAATTAAAGAACTTGCTAAAAACCAGGTGAAAGTAGCCTATAGCGCAGCAAATGAGCAGCTTACACTTGCGCTTTCTAACTTAGAAGGTGCAGGAAGCATTGAAATTAGAGATATAACTGGTAAGGTTGTATTTATGGATGATGTACGTTTAGACGATGGAGTTCTAATTGTACCAACACAAAGATTTACAAAAGGAATTCACTTAGTGAACCTATTAAATGAGAATGGTGAAGTGCTAAACATTAGCAAGGTTTCTATTTTCTAA
- a CDS encoding cytochrome c oxidase subunit I has translation MAGTVHTAGHAHHHEETFLTKWVFSQDHKMIGRQFLVTAIVMAIVAMMMSVFFRLQLGWPGESFGILNTFLGDKWAPDGILDRNMYLALVTMHGTIMVFFVLTGGLSGTFSNLLIPLQIGARDMASGFLNMLSYWFFFISSVVMIISLFVESGPAAAGWTIYPPLSALPQAVPGSGLGMTLWLVSMAIFIASSLLGGLNYIVTILNLRTKGMKMTRLPLTIWAFFITAVLGVLSFPVLFSAALLLIMDRSFGTAFYLSDIYIAGEALDATGGSPILFQHLFWFLGHPEVYIVMLPALGITSEIIATNSRKPIFGYRAMIGSILAIGFLSFIVWGHHMFVTGMNPFLGSVFVFTTLLIAIPSAVKAFNYITTLWKGNIVYTPAMLFSIGLVSSFVTGGVTGIILADSTLDITVHDTYFVVAHFHIVMGLSAIFGMFAGVYHWFPKMYGRMLNTKLGYAHFWITIVSAYGVFFPMHYLGLAGAPRRYYEYSEFAMFDQVVDLNVLISVFAIIGAAAQGIFLFNFFYSIFKGQKSVQNPWKSNTLEWTTPVEHIHGNWEGELPTVHRWAYDYSRYEEQDYMPQTVPLKEGEEDH, from the coding sequence ATGGCTGGTACAGTACATACAGCAGGTCACGCACATCACCACGAAGAAACGTTTCTAACGAAGTGGGTATTTAGCCAGGATCATAAAATGATCGGGCGCCAGTTCTTAGTAACTGCAATTGTTATGGCTATTGTAGCCATGATGATGTCTGTGTTCTTTAGACTTCAATTAGGATGGCCAGGAGAATCTTTTGGTATCCTTAATACTTTCCTAGGAGACAAATGGGCTCCAGATGGAATATTAGATCGTAATATGTATTTGGCATTGGTTACAATGCACGGTACTATTATGGTATTCTTTGTATTAACTGGAGGATTATCAGGAACCTTCTCTAACCTACTTATTCCGTTACAAATTGGAGCAAGAGATATGGCTAGTGGATTCCTTAACATGCTTTCCTACTGGTTCTTCTTCATTTCTTCTGTAGTAATGATCATTTCATTATTCGTAGAAAGTGGACCAGCAGCAGCAGGTTGGACAATCTATCCTCCTCTATCAGCTCTTCCACAGGCAGTTCCTGGTTCTGGTCTTGGTATGACCCTTTGGTTAGTTTCGATGGCAATTTTCATTGCTTCGTCTCTTCTAGGTGGTCTTAACTATATCGTTACCATCCTAAACCTTAGAACTAAGGGAATGAAGATGACAAGATTGCCACTTACTATTTGGGCATTCTTCATCACTGCTGTACTTGGGGTATTATCTTTCCCAGTATTATTCTCAGCAGCGTTACTTCTAATCATGGACCGTTCTTTTGGTACGGCATTCTACTTATCAGATATTTATATTGCTGGTGAAGCTTTAGATGCTACTGGTGGATCGCCTATCCTATTCCAGCACTTATTCTGGTTCTTAGGTCACCCAGAGGTATACATCGTAATGCTTCCTGCATTGGGTATTACTTCAGAAATTATTGCAACAAACTCTAGGAAGCCAATTTTTGGATACCGTGCAATGATTGGTTCTATCTTGGCAATTGGATTCCTTTCGTTTATCGTATGGGGTCACCACATGTTTGTTACCGGGATGAATCCATTCCTAGGGTCTGTATTCGTATTTACAACACTTCTTATTGCTATTCCATCCGCGGTTAAGGCATTTAACTACATTACCACGTTATGGAAGGGTAACATCGTGTATACCCCAGCAATGTTGTTCTCTATTGGGTTGGTATCGTCTTTCGTAACTGGTGGTGTTACGGGTATTATCCTGGCGGATTCCACATTAGATATCACCGTTCACGATACTTACTTTGTTGTAGCTCACTTCCACATTGTAATGGGTCTATCTGCCATCTTTGGAATGTTCGCAGGTGTTTACCACTGGTTCCCGAAAATGTATGGAAGAATGCTTAACACTAAGCTTGGTTACGCGCATTTCTGGATTACTATTGTAAGTGCTTACGGGGTATTCTTCCCTATGCACTACCTAGGTTTGGCCGGTGCTCCAAGACGTTACTACGAGTACTCTGAGTTTGCTATGTTTGATCAAGTTGTTGATTTGAACGTGCTAATTAGTGTTTTCGCAATAATTGGTGCAGCTGCTCAAGGGATTTTCTTATTTAACTTCTTCTATAGCATTTTCAAAGGACAGAAGTCAGTTCAAAACCCATGGAAGTCTAATACACTTGAGTGGACTACACCAGTGGAGCACATTCACGGAAACTGGGAAGGTGAACTTCCAACTGTACACCGTTGGGCTTACGACTATAGCCGTTACGAAGAACAAGATTATATGCCTCAGACCGTTCCATTAAAAGAAGGTGAAGAGGATCATTAG
- a CDS encoding T9SS type A sorting domain-containing protein — translation MKRLLLLLLASVFTGGLFAQTVIYTETFANGAPDWTIENLGNSPEQFQIVTLNNTSLFTSGADGSLYANGYNTGAGTTHQGHTTITSPGFDCSSYDKVMMTFEQLFSHIQSNSTCKVLASNDSTTWTTVYSNTGEITDPILTYVDLTAVAANQPKVYLKFEFTSTGDRYWIVDDVTVFNPVAINLNTNYSDIVRTLGGIKVITYSPAFGRYGMRINVQNTGGDVITDIEVDYDVNGGTTESYSFTGLNIAPAESDDIIIPNIVQPSGASFFRVTANIKSVNGVSYSADTQMADAIFYKDGESSPRTPVIEVFTSSTCGPCLPGNTQIHSVMDPKDPKEYVMIKYQQDFPGTGDPYCTDEAVSRRGFYGVNSIPNTAIDGGWNQNPNGGAFNNTVYNDHKDIPSVVVVSGTYNVDPATKTVTYSVDVTPDFDIPAGALNVNIQIIEGKTDNNVKSNGETEFHQVMKKMLTGVLGQPLPDLKAGVATNISGSYTFQGNYRLPNNAGDRIDHEIEHTVEEFEDLYVVAFVQHMGSKKIIGGGNTSKSTSIEEKESVVAELTASPNPFNNVLNLNIDAIRNASANVVVMDVTGKVVASELVEVNAGSQEVSLDLSNVNAGVYTVAVNVNGSAKQVKVVKL, via the coding sequence ATGAAAAGACTATTACTCTTGTTACTAGCCTCAGTTTTCACCGGCGGATTATTCGCTCAAACGGTGATTTATACTGAGACTTTTGCCAACGGTGCTCCAGACTGGACCATCGAAAATCTGGGGAACAGCCCAGAGCAATTCCAGATTGTTACATTAAACAACACTTCTCTGTTCACCTCAGGAGCAGATGGAAGTTTATATGCTAACGGATATAATACCGGAGCAGGAACCACCCATCAAGGGCATACCACTATCACTTCTCCAGGTTTCGACTGTTCTTCTTACGATAAAGTAATGATGACTTTTGAACAGCTATTTAGCCACATCCAAAGTAACTCTACTTGTAAGGTGTTAGCTTCTAACGATAGCACCACTTGGACTACGGTTTATTCTAACACTGGTGAAATAACCGACCCTATTTTAACTTACGTTGATCTTACTGCAGTTGCGGCAAACCAACCAAAGGTTTACTTGAAATTCGAATTTACTTCTACGGGAGATAGATATTGGATAGTTGATGACGTTACTGTTTTCAATCCAGTAGCAATTAACCTTAACACTAACTACTCTGACATTGTTAGAACGCTAGGTGGTATTAAAGTTATTACTTACTCTCCTGCCTTTGGTAGATATGGAATGAGAATTAATGTACAAAACACTGGTGGTGATGTGATTACCGACATTGAAGTTGATTACGACGTTAACGGTGGTACTACTGAGTCTTACTCTTTTACAGGATTAAACATTGCACCAGCGGAATCTGATGACATTATTATTCCAAACATTGTACAACCTTCAGGAGCAAGCTTCTTTAGAGTAACTGCTAACATTAAATCTGTTAACGGAGTATCGTACTCGGCAGATACACAAATGGCAGATGCTATTTTCTACAAAGATGGCGAGTCTAGCCCAAGAACTCCGGTAATTGAGGTATTTACTAGCTCAACTTGTGGACCATGTCTTCCTGGTAACACCCAAATCCATAGTGTTATGGATCCAAAAGATCCTAAAGAGTACGTTATGATTAAGTACCAACAGGATTTCCCAGGAACAGGTGATCCATACTGTACTGATGAAGCGGTTTCAAGAAGAGGATTCTACGGAGTTAACTCTATTCCTAACACAGCGATTGATGGTGGATGGAACCAAAACCCTAATGGTGGAGCATTCAACAATACGGTTTACAACGATCACAAGGACATTCCTAGTGTAGTTGTGGTTTCTGGAACTTATAATGTTGATCCAGCTACTAAAACTGTTACATATTCTGTAGATGTAACTCCTGACTTTGACATTCCTGCGGGGGCGTTAAACGTTAACATTCAAATTATAGAAGGAAAAACAGATAACAACGTTAAAAGCAACGGTGAAACTGAATTCCACCAGGTAATGAAGAAGATGTTGACAGGTGTTCTCGGTCAACCACTTCCTGATTTAAAAGCTGGTGTTGCTACTAACATTTCCGGTTCTTACACTTTCCAAGGTAACTACCGTTTACCTAACAATGCAGGTGACAGAATTGATCACGAAATTGAGCACACTGTTGAGGAGTTCGAAGATCTATACGTTGTTGCATTCGTTCAGCACATGGGAAGCAAAAAGATTATTGGTGGTGGAAACACTTCTAAATCTACTTCTATCGAAGAAAAAGAAAGCGTAGTTGCAGAATTAACTGCTTCTCCTAACCCATTCAACAACGTTCTTAACCTAAACATCGATGCTATCAGAAATGCTTCTGCTAACGTGGTAGTTATGGATGTAACTGGCAAGGTTGTTGCTTCTGAATTAGTAGAGGTTAATGCTGGATCTCAAGAAGTTTCTTTAGACCTATCTAACGTTAATGCTGGTGTTTATACCGTAGCGGTAAACGTGAACGGAAGCGCTAAGCAAGTTAAGGTTGTGAAGCTGTAA
- a CDS encoding TlpA family protein disulfide reductase codes for MKYLVTLLSICFSVALMAQSTDLPSVTVKTLAGKSFNSADIDNDGKPIIINFWATWCGPCKKELNTIHDLYPDWQDETGVVIYAVSIDDSRNVAKVGPYANSRAWEYEILLDSNGDLARAMNVTNPPHTFVLDGNKKIVWQHNGYAAGDEEELYDVITKVANGEDL; via the coding sequence ATGAAATACCTAGTAACTTTACTTTCAATTTGTTTCTCTGTAGCCCTTATGGCTCAATCTACCGACTTACCATCGGTTACCGTTAAAACACTAGCGGGAAAATCCTTTAACAGCGCTGATATCGATAATGATGGTAAACCCATTATCATCAATTTTTGGGCAACTTGGTGTGGACCTTGTAAAAAGGAATTAAATACCATCCACGATCTTTATCCAGATTGGCAAGATGAAACAGGTGTTGTTATTTACGCGGTTTCTATCGACGATTCTAGAAACGTAGCAAAAGTTGGTCCTTATGCAAACAGTAGAGCCTGGGAATACGAAATTCTATTGGACTCCAATGGGGATCTTGCTCGTGCTATGAATGTTACCAACCCTCCTCATACCTTTGTTCTAGACGGAAATAAGAAAATCGTATGGCAGCACAATGGATACGCTGCTGGTGACGAGGAAGAATTGTACGACGTAATCACAAAAGTAGCTAACGGTGAAGATCTGTAA
- a CDS encoding Omp28-related outer membrane protein codes for MKKLFGLLCCAALFACDKIDNPIPEQVQLTACEVEFPDLVPFTTRRVLIEDYTGHKCGNCPAAALEAKRIEQKYPNDVVVMGVHAGFFAEYRSSGKYSTDFTCEASEKWDLDFGISAVGNPNGMVNRLDNGGNKVVAYPDWESKATQFIGRLADLELNVAAKINDDKICGQAFIQPLTKLDSNLAINIVLLEDSIVDWQKNYKNTGGDPNLPDGDVPDYVHNHVLRKSFNGPYGTLLTGISKVPTDSIFPIGIETQIDSTWRKSKLSVVAFVYDINSKEVLQVAKAKAK; via the coding sequence ATGAAGAAATTATTTGGATTACTGTGTTGTGCAGCATTATTTGCTTGCGATAAAATAGACAACCCCATCCCCGAGCAAGTTCAGTTAACAGCTTGCGAAGTAGAATTTCCCGATTTAGTACCCTTTACAACCCGACGCGTTTTGATAGAGGATTACACGGGCCACAAATGTGGAAACTGCCCCGCCGCTGCGCTGGAGGCCAAACGCATAGAGCAAAAATATCCAAACGACGTTGTGGTTATGGGTGTACATGCTGGATTCTTCGCTGAATATAGATCCAGTGGAAAATATTCTACCGATTTCACTTGCGAGGCCAGCGAAAAGTGGGACTTAGATTTTGGAATCTCTGCCGTTGGAAATCCGAACGGAATGGTAAACAGGTTGGACAATGGAGGTAATAAAGTGGTCGCATATCCAGATTGGGAGTCTAAAGCCACCCAGTTTATTGGTCGTTTGGCCGATTTAGAACTTAACGTTGCCGCTAAAATTAACGACGACAAAATCTGTGGTCAGGCTTTTATTCAGCCTCTTACAAAACTAGATTCCAATCTGGCGATTAACATCGTGTTACTAGAAGACAGCATTGTAGATTGGCAAAAGAACTACAAAAACACAGGAGGAGACCCAAACCTTCCAGACGGTGATGTGCCAGACTACGTGCACAATCACGTCCTTAGAAAATCATTTAACGGACCATACGGAACCCTGCTTACGGGAATTTCTAAGGTGCCCACGGATAGTATTTTTCCAATTGGAATTGAAACGCAAATCGATAGCACCTGGAGAAAATCTAAGCTAAGTGTTGTGGCATTTGTGTACGATATCAACTCTAAAGAAGTACTACAAGTAGCCAAAGCAAAGGCTAAATAA
- the ruvB gene encoding Holliday junction branch migration DNA helicase RuvB, with translation MLEDFDFRDDDALAGERDVDRVLRPQSFEDFSGQRQVLDNLKVFVEAAKHRGESLDHVLLHGPPGLGKTTLANIIANEMGADLKITSGPVLDKPGDLAGLLTNLQENDILFIDEIHRLNPVVEEYLYSAMEDFKIDLMIDAGPSARSVQITLNPFTLVGATTRSGLLTAPLRARFGINSRLQYYQPEILSGIVTRSADILNIPISPEASQEIAGRSRGTPRIANALLRRVRDFAQVKGSGRIDLAITTHALNALNVDHYGLDEMDCKILEAIIDKFKGGPVGLTTIATAVGEQAGTIEEVYEPFLIQEGFLIRTPRGRKVTEKCFKHFGKLPGGPDEFKLF, from the coding sequence ATCTTGGAGGATTTTGATTTTAGAGATGACGATGCCTTAGCAGGCGAAAGAGATGTCGATAGAGTACTTCGACCCCAATCATTTGAGGATTTCAGTGGTCAGAGGCAAGTTTTGGATAATCTTAAGGTGTTTGTTGAGGCCGCAAAACATCGAGGAGAATCACTAGACCATGTTTTATTACACGGTCCCCCCGGTTTAGGTAAAACTACGTTGGCAAACATCATTGCAAATGAGATGGGAGCTGATTTAAAAATAACCTCCGGTCCGGTTTTAGATAAGCCAGGAGATTTGGCTGGATTATTGACCAATTTGCAAGAAAATGATATTCTTTTCATAGATGAAATTCACCGTCTGAATCCGGTTGTGGAGGAATATTTATATTCAGCGATGGAGGATTTCAAAATCGATTTGATGATCGATGCGGGTCCTTCCGCAAGAAGTGTTCAGATTACGCTTAATCCCTTTACTCTTGTTGGAGCCACAACAAGATCAGGATTATTAACTGCGCCGTTAAGAGCCAGGTTTGGAATTAACTCTCGATTACAGTACTACCAGCCAGAAATACTTTCGGGCATTGTAACAAGATCTGCAGACATTTTAAATATTCCTATCAGTCCAGAAGCATCTCAAGAAATAGCAGGAAGGTCTCGTGGAACTCCCAGGATAGCCAATGCATTACTTCGTCGGGTTAGAGATTTTGCGCAGGTAAAAGGCAGCGGGCGTATCGATTTGGCGATTACGACCCACGCATTAAACGCATTAAATGTGGATCACTATGGCTTGGATGAAATGGATTGTAAAATCCTTGAGGCCATAATAGATAAATTTAAGGGTGGGCCTGTTGGTTTAACTACCATCGCTACAGCGGTGGGGGAACAAGCGGGAACAATTGAAGAAGTGTACGAACCCTTTTTAATCCAAGAAGGCTTCTTAATCCGTACCCCTCGTGGTAGAAAAGTAACGGAAAAGTGCTTTAAACATTTCGGGAAACTTCCTGGTGGGCCAGATGAATTTAAGCTATTCTAA